One genomic window of Aquisalimonas sp. 2447 includes the following:
- a CDS encoding argininosuccinate synthase produces the protein MSNINKVVLAYSGGLDTSVILEWLKDTYNCEVVTFTADLGQGEELEPAREKAKQFGVKEIYIDDLREEFVRDFVFPMFRANAIYEGEYLLGTSVARPLIAKRQVEIARETGADAVAHGATGKGNDQVRFELGYYGLEPGIKVIAPWREWDLLSREKLLAYAEEKGIPIEGKQEGGSPYSMDANMLHISYEGGVLEDPWTEAEESMWKWSVAPEDAPDQPQYVELTFERGDCTAIDGQAMSPAGILSKLNELGAAHGIGRLDIVENRYVGMKSRGCYETPGGTILLKAHRGIESITLDREAAHLKDELMPRYAKLIYNGYWFSPEREALQAAIDQTQQTVNGVVRVKLYKGGVSVVGRKSETNSLFDERIATFEDDAGAYDQKDAEGFIKLNALRLKLHSRNRR, from the coding sequence ATGAGCAACATCAACAAAGTCGTGCTGGCCTACTCCGGCGGCCTGGATACCTCGGTCATCCTCGAATGGCTGAAGGACACCTATAACTGCGAGGTGGTCACCTTTACCGCCGATCTCGGCCAGGGCGAGGAGCTGGAGCCGGCGCGGGAGAAGGCGAAGCAGTTCGGGGTCAAGGAGATCTATATCGACGACCTGCGCGAGGAGTTCGTGCGGGATTTCGTCTTCCCCATGTTCCGCGCCAACGCCATCTACGAGGGCGAGTACCTGCTCGGGACCTCCGTTGCGCGGCCGTTGATCGCCAAGCGGCAGGTGGAGATCGCGCGGGAGACCGGCGCCGATGCGGTCGCCCACGGCGCCACCGGCAAGGGCAATGACCAGGTGCGCTTCGAGCTGGGCTACTACGGGCTGGAGCCCGGCATCAAGGTGATCGCCCCGTGGCGCGAGTGGGATTTGCTCTCCCGGGAGAAGCTACTCGCGTATGCCGAGGAGAAGGGCATTCCCATCGAGGGCAAGCAGGAGGGCGGTTCGCCGTACTCCATGGATGCCAACATGCTGCACATCTCCTACGAGGGCGGCGTGCTGGAGGATCCGTGGACCGAGGCCGAGGAGTCCATGTGGAAGTGGTCTGTGGCGCCGGAGGACGCCCCCGATCAGCCGCAGTACGTGGAGCTGACTTTCGAGCGGGGTGACTGTACTGCCATTGATGGCCAGGCGATGAGCCCGGCCGGGATTCTGTCGAAGCTCAATGAACTGGGGGCCGCCCACGGCATCGGCCGTCTGGACATTGTCGAGAACCGCTACGTGGGCATGAAGTCCCGCGGCTGTTACGAGACTCCCGGTGGCACCATTCTGCTCAAGGCGCACCGTGGCATCGAGTCCATTACCCTGGACCGGGAGGCGGCCCATCTGAAGGATGAGCTCATGCCCCGCTACGCCAAGCTCATCTACAACGGCTACTGGTTCAGCCCGGAGCGCGAGGCGCTGCAGGCGGCCATCGACCAGACTCAACAGACGGTTAACGGCGTGGTGAGGGTGAAGCTCTACAAGGGCGGGGTATCCGTTGTTGGGCGTAAATCCGAGACCAATAGCCTGTTCGATGAGCGCATCGCGACGTTCGAGGATGATGCGGGCGCCTATGATCAGAAGGACGCCGAAGGCTTTATCAAGCTCAATGCCCTGCGATTGAAGCTGCATTCACGTAACCGCCGCTGA
- a CDS encoding EAL domain-containing protein → MTEPRQVGQGHPPLSRLAADPSASPPSAQSASGDLTRIRRYHQVGHRGVIVSMLVAVAMAAAFAGFVPWQWIAAWLGTFLAIGAIRLVVFSHVAHRVPEGPSLRWWGHLAVVLSLAQGLAWLPLLWFAHVAGAVSVTLLVGLVFGLFATGIVSIVGLYPPVYWAYVLPLVLGGFAWLTVIPDRQPAVALAFLVAAGFMLRGAIDSSRQLRRSVARRRETSELAQRLGLAKRRFQSTLASIGDAVITTGPDARVEYMNRAAEQLTGWTAEQASGRHLTSVLALVDSAPGQALTVLIETCLARGAPVNRDEDARLLPRGGDGEERLVQIGISPLQDDPGEVRGLVAVIRDVTELRGMARQVRHQGLYDTLTGLPNRPGFQAVLREVLADHARSEQPAVMCWFDLDRFKLVNDACGHAAGDEMLRQIAGQMLVQLPEGATLARMGGDEFALLLPGYDLDQATALAEGIRDEIARFRFPWADRVFNPGVSVGVVTVSVRDGVGAILAAADTACYIAKEQGSNRVHVADPDDITLSDRHGQVEWAAKVQNALDEDRFRLRYQRLEALQPDLPTKVEFLLTMIDDDGTLAGPAQFLPAAERFGLMPALDRHVVHMAMNVVVQCPRELAGVEQFAINLSGQSINDPEFLGFVLEAVRETGVDPTRLCFEITETAVISNMTRAQAFIARLREQGCRFSLDDFGSGLSSFGYLRALPVDCLKIDGQFVRNLATDQVDQSMVRCINQVGHTMGMLTVAEFVEDAAALERVRALGVDYAQGYAVHHPVLLS, encoded by the coding sequence ATGACTGAACCCCGGCAAGTCGGGCAGGGGCATCCCCCGCTCAGCCGACTGGCAGCGGATCCCTCAGCCTCGCCGCCATCGGCGCAGTCCGCCAGCGGTGATCTCACTCGTATCCGCCGTTACCATCAGGTCGGTCATCGCGGTGTGATCGTCTCCATGCTGGTCGCTGTTGCCATGGCGGCGGCATTTGCCGGGTTCGTTCCCTGGCAGTGGATTGCCGCCTGGTTGGGGACGTTCCTGGCCATCGGTGCCATCCGCCTGGTTGTTTTCAGTCACGTTGCCCATCGTGTGCCGGAAGGGCCGTCTCTGCGCTGGTGGGGACATTTGGCGGTGGTCCTGAGCCTGGCTCAGGGGCTTGCGTGGCTTCCTCTGTTGTGGTTTGCCCATGTCGCGGGAGCTGTCTCGGTGACTCTCCTGGTGGGGTTGGTATTCGGGCTCTTTGCCACCGGTATTGTCTCCATCGTGGGCCTGTATCCCCCGGTTTACTGGGCCTATGTTCTGCCTCTTGTGCTTGGTGGGTTCGCCTGGCTTACGGTGATCCCTGATCGGCAACCTGCTGTTGCACTGGCCTTCCTGGTGGCCGCGGGGTTCATGCTGCGCGGGGCCATCGACAGCAGTCGCCAGTTGCGCCGCAGCGTGGCACGCCGCCGGGAGACCAGTGAGCTTGCCCAGCGCCTGGGGCTCGCCAAGCGCCGGTTCCAGTCGACCCTGGCTTCCATCGGCGACGCTGTGATTACCACGGGCCCGGATGCCCGGGTGGAATACATGAACCGCGCCGCTGAGCAGCTGACCGGCTGGACCGCTGAGCAGGCATCCGGGCGGCATCTCACCAGCGTTCTCGCCCTGGTGGATTCGGCCCCGGGGCAGGCGTTGACGGTGCTCATCGAGACCTGCCTGGCCCGCGGCGCCCCCGTGAATCGCGATGAAGATGCCCGTCTGCTGCCGCGGGGTGGTGATGGCGAAGAACGGCTGGTACAGATTGGTATCTCCCCGCTGCAGGATGATCCGGGCGAGGTTCGTGGTTTGGTGGCCGTGATCCGGGATGTGACTGAACTCCGTGGCATGGCGCGGCAGGTACGCCATCAGGGCCTCTACGACACGCTCACGGGGTTGCCGAACCGCCCGGGGTTTCAGGCGGTTCTCCGCGAAGTGCTTGCCGATCATGCGCGCAGCGAGCAACCAGCGGTGATGTGCTGGTTCGATCTGGATCGGTTCAAACTGGTGAACGACGCCTGCGGACATGCTGCCGGTGACGAGATGTTGCGCCAGATCGCGGGGCAGATGCTGGTGCAGTTGCCCGAGGGCGCGACGCTGGCGCGCATGGGAGGCGACGAGTTCGCTCTGCTTTTGCCGGGCTATGATCTGGACCAGGCGACCGCACTGGCCGAAGGGATCCGCGACGAGATCGCCAGATTCCGCTTTCCCTGGGCGGACCGGGTCTTCAACCCGGGTGTCAGCGTCGGTGTGGTGACGGTGTCAGTCCGGGACGGGGTCGGTGCCATTCTCGCGGCCGCGGACACCGCCTGCTACATCGCCAAGGAGCAGGGGAGTAATCGGGTGCACGTGGCCGACCCCGACGATATAACCCTGTCGGATCGTCATGGCCAGGTGGAGTGGGCCGCCAAGGTGCAGAACGCCCTGGACGAGGATCGCTTCCGGTTGCGCTACCAGCGGCTGGAGGCGTTACAGCCGGATCTGCCCACCAAGGTGGAATTCCTGCTCACCATGATCGACGATGACGGCACCCTCGCCGGACCAGCACAGTTCCTCCCCGCGGCGGAGCGCTTCGGTCTCATGCCGGCGCTGGACCGTCATGTGGTACACATGGCGATGAACGTCGTCGTTCAGTGCCCGCGGGAGCTCGCGGGCGTCGAGCAATTTGCCATCAATCTCTCCGGGCAATCCATTAACGATCCGGAGTTTCTGGGTTTCGTTCTGGAGGCCGTGCGGGAGACCGGCGTGGATCCCACGCGGTTGTGCTTCGAGATCACGGAAACAGCGGTGATCAGCAATATGACCCGGGCCCAGGCATTCATTGCCCGTCTGCGCGAGCAGGGCTGTCGTTTTTCCCTGGATGATTTCGGCAGCGGGTTGTCGTCGTTCGGTTATCTGCGGGCGCTGCCAGTGGATTGCCTGAAGATCGACGGCCAGTTCGTTCGAAACCTGGCTACGGATCAGGTGGATCAGAGCATGGTCCGGTGCATCAATCAGGTGGGCCATACCATGGGCATGCTGACGGTGGCTGAGTTCGTGGAGGATGCAGCTGCCCTGGAGCGGGTGCGCGCGCTCGGAGTGGACTATGCCCAGGGGTATGCGGTCCATCATCCCGTGTTGTTATCCTGA
- a CDS encoding PaaI family thioesterase: protein MVLSERVMAAGWRVLFRLPSVRRYFGRRFFDSIPHSRRLGLRVTDVGRGTFKARIGYRDELVGNPYQGHLHGGVVTTLIDQTSGAAAFFSLTPPEFVATLDLRIDHLRPAAPGRTVHARAQCYHLTRHVAFVRCCAHDGNPDDPVATSISAFMRNGSVPLRFGIRRRRKINT, encoded by the coding sequence ATGGTCCTGTCGGAGCGGGTCATGGCCGCTGGCTGGCGTGTGCTGTTCCGCCTGCCGTCGGTGCGACGGTATTTCGGACGACGGTTCTTCGATTCCATTCCCCACAGCCGGCGCCTGGGCCTTCGCGTGACCGATGTCGGTCGTGGTACATTCAAAGCGCGGATCGGCTATCGTGATGAACTGGTAGGCAACCCCTACCAGGGGCATCTCCACGGCGGCGTAGTGACAACGCTGATCGACCAGACCAGCGGCGCCGCAGCGTTCTTCAGCCTGACTCCACCGGAGTTCGTTGCCACCCTGGACCTGCGTATTGATCACCTGCGCCCGGCGGCGCCGGGGCGGACCGTCCATGCCCGCGCCCAGTGCTATCACCTGACCCGTCACGTGGCCTTCGTGCGCTGTTGCGCCCATGACGGCAACCCGGACGATCCGGTGGCCACCAGCATCAGTGCCTTCATGCGCAACGGCAGCGTGCCCCTGCGCTTCGGCATTCGCCGTCGCCGGAAGATCAATACGTGA
- a CDS encoding electron transfer flavoprotein-ubiquinone oxidoreductase translates to MERESMEFDVLIVGAGPSGLAAAIRLRQLAQEAGNDDFAVCVVEKGSEVGAHILSGAVIEPRALNELIPDWKDKGAPLNTPAGDDSFLLLTESKSYKLPTPPQMHNHGNYIVSLGNVCRWLAEQAEEAGAEIYPGFAAAEVLYHDDGSVKGIATGDMGIQADGSRGPNYEPGVELHAKQTLFAEGCRGSASKEVIANFKLDSDSDPQTYGIGIKELWEVPAEQHEQGKVVHSVGWPVDSKTYGGAWMYHLEDNLVSIGYVIGLDYKNPYLSPFDEMQRLKTHPAFRKYLEGGRRVSYGARALVEGGFQSMPKVHFPGGVLIGDSAGFLNVPKIKGTHNAMKSGMVAAEAVFETLQKDDSPGQEVTAYLDGLKKSWIWDELYRVRNIRPAMAKWGLWGGMAYSALDTYIFRGKAPWTFNNHADHEQIGKKTDYKPIQYPKPDGKLTFDKLGSVFISNTNHEEDQPSHLTLKDDSVPVQINLEHYDAPEQRYCPAGVYEIVRDDDGSNPRLQINAQNCVHCKTCDIKDPTQNIKWVVPQGGDGPNYPNM, encoded by the coding sequence GTGGAACGCGAAAGCATGGAATTCGACGTCCTGATCGTCGGCGCCGGGCCCTCCGGGCTTGCGGCGGCGATCCGGCTGCGTCAGCTCGCCCAGGAAGCCGGTAACGACGACTTCGCCGTGTGCGTGGTGGAAAAGGGTTCCGAGGTGGGCGCGCATATCCTCTCCGGCGCCGTCATCGAGCCCCGGGCGCTGAACGAGCTGATCCCGGACTGGAAAGACAAGGGCGCGCCGCTGAACACGCCTGCCGGCGACGACAGCTTCCTGCTGCTCACCGAGAGCAAATCCTACAAGCTGCCCACGCCGCCGCAGATGCACAACCACGGCAACTACATCGTCAGTCTCGGCAACGTGTGCCGCTGGCTGGCGGAGCAGGCCGAGGAGGCCGGTGCCGAGATCTATCCCGGCTTCGCCGCCGCCGAGGTCCTCTACCACGATGACGGCTCGGTGAAGGGCATCGCCACCGGCGACATGGGCATACAGGCTGACGGCTCCCGGGGACCCAACTATGAACCCGGTGTGGAGCTTCACGCCAAGCAGACCCTGTTCGCCGAAGGCTGCCGCGGCTCCGCCAGCAAGGAAGTGATTGCCAACTTCAAGCTGGACAGCGACTCCGATCCGCAGACCTACGGCATCGGCATCAAGGAGCTGTGGGAAGTCCCCGCGGAACAGCACGAGCAGGGCAAGGTGGTGCACTCGGTAGGCTGGCCGGTGGACAGTAAGACCTATGGCGGCGCGTGGATGTACCACCTGGAGGACAACCTGGTCTCCATCGGTTATGTCATCGGCCTGGACTACAAGAACCCCTACCTCTCTCCCTTCGATGAGATGCAGCGGCTGAAGACCCATCCGGCGTTCCGCAAGTACCTGGAGGGTGGCCGGCGGGTCTCCTACGGGGCCCGTGCCCTGGTGGAAGGGGGCTTCCAGTCCATGCCCAAGGTGCATTTCCCCGGTGGCGTACTCATCGGCGACTCTGCCGGCTTCCTGAATGTGCCCAAGATCAAGGGCACCCACAACGCCATGAAGTCCGGCATGGTGGCCGCGGAAGCCGTGTTCGAGACGCTGCAGAAGGACGACAGCCCGGGCCAGGAAGTTACCGCCTACCTGGACGGTCTGAAGAAGTCCTGGATCTGGGACGAGCTCTATCGCGTGCGCAACATCCGCCCGGCCATGGCCAAGTGGGGCCTGTGGGGCGGCATGGCCTACTCGGCCCTGGATACGTACATTTTCCGGGGCAAGGCGCCGTGGACCTTCAACAACCACGCGGACCACGAACAGATCGGCAAGAAGACCGACTACAAGCCCATCCAGTACCCGAAGCCGGACGGCAAGCTGACCTTCGACAAACTCGGCTCGGTGTTCATCTCCAACACCAACCACGAGGAAGATCAGCCCAGCCATCTCACGCTGAAGGATGACAGCGTCCCGGTGCAGATCAACCTGGAGCACTACGACGCCCCGGAGCAGCGCTACTGCCCGGCCGGCGTGTACGAAATCGTCCGCGACGACGACGGCTCCAACCCGCGCCTGCAAATCAACGCCCAGAACTGCGTGCACTGCAAGACCTGCGACATCAAGGACCCCACCCAGAACATCAAGTGGGTGGTCCCGCAGGGCGGAGACGGGCCGAACTACCCGAACATGTAG
- a CDS encoding acyl-CoA dehydrogenase: MTTRMQWHDPLLLDGQLSDEERMVRDSAHDYCQEQLFTRVLEANRHEHFHREIMTEMGELGFLGPTIPEEFGGAGVNHVSYGLIAREVERVDSGYRSAMSVQSSLVMHPIYSYGSDEQRQKYLPKLASGEWVGCFGLTEPDAGSDPGGMKTHAKKVDGGYKVSGSKTWITNSPIADVFVVWAKLDGTVRGFILEKGMTGLSAPKLEGKFSLRASITGQIVMDEVFVPEENLLPNVQGLKGPFGCLNKARYGISWGSMGAAEFCFHQARKYTLERKQFNRPLAATQLIQKKLADMQTEITLGLQGSLQLGRLMDAGNWAPEMISLMKRNNCGKALDIARTARDMHGGNGIADEYHVIRHVMNLEAVNTYEGTHDVHALIMGRSITGIQAFTVE, encoded by the coding sequence ATGACGACCCGTATGCAGTGGCACGACCCCCTGTTGCTGGACGGCCAGCTTAGCGACGAAGAGCGCATGGTGCGCGACTCGGCCCACGACTACTGCCAGGAACAGCTATTCACGCGTGTGCTCGAGGCCAACCGCCACGAGCACTTCCACCGCGAGATCATGACCGAGATGGGTGAGCTGGGCTTCCTTGGCCCCACCATCCCGGAAGAGTTCGGCGGTGCCGGCGTAAACCATGTGAGTTATGGCCTCATCGCCCGCGAAGTGGAGCGCGTCGACTCCGGCTACCGCTCCGCCATGAGCGTGCAGTCGTCGCTGGTGATGCATCCCATCTACAGCTACGGCAGCGACGAACAACGCCAGAAATACCTGCCGAAGCTCGCCAGCGGCGAGTGGGTGGGCTGCTTCGGCCTGACGGAGCCCGATGCCGGTTCCGACCCGGGTGGCATGAAGACCCACGCCAAGAAGGTGGACGGCGGCTACAAGGTGTCCGGCTCCAAGACCTGGATCACCAACTCGCCCATCGCCGACGTCTTCGTGGTCTGGGCCAAGCTCGACGGCACCGTGCGCGGTTTCATCCTGGAAAAGGGCATGACGGGGCTGTCCGCACCCAAGCTGGAAGGCAAGTTCTCCCTGCGGGCCTCCATCACCGGGCAGATCGTCATGGACGAGGTGTTCGTGCCGGAAGAGAACTTGCTGCCCAACGTCCAGGGGCTCAAGGGGCCGTTCGGTTGCCTGAACAAGGCACGCTACGGCATCAGCTGGGGTTCCATGGGCGCCGCCGAGTTCTGCTTCCATCAGGCGCGGAAATATACCCTGGAGCGCAAGCAGTTCAACCGGCCGCTGGCCGCCACGCAGTTGATCCAGAAAAAGCTGGCCGACATGCAGACGGAGATCACCCTGGGCCTGCAGGGTTCGCTGCAGCTAGGTCGGCTGATGGACGCCGGCAACTGGGCGCCCGAGATGATCTCCCTGATGAAGCGCAACAATTGCGGCAAGGCACTGGATATCGCCCGCACCGCGCGCGACATGCACGGTGGCAATGGCATCGCTGACGAGTACCATGTGATCCGTCACGTCATGAACCTGGAAGCGGTGAACACCTATGAGGGCACCCACGACGTTCACGCTCTCATCATGGGCCGGTCAATTACCGGTATCCAGGCGTTCACCGTCGAATAA
- a CDS encoding 3-oxoadipyl-CoA thiolase, translated as MLDAYVYDGIRTPIGRHAGALAKVRPDDLMAHCIRHVVGRNSLDAGMVEDVVAGCTNQAGEDARNLARHAGLLAGLPVDVAGQTVNRLCGSGLAASIDAARAAHAGEGQLFIAGGSESMSRAPFVMAKAESAYSRDIRVFDSTIGARFPNPKVLEQYGGDTMPETADNVAADLGISRERADAFAAWSQAKYAQAKDAGFYDTELLPVEVPQGRKKPPITVSEDEHPRPESTADKLAKLPSLFEGGVTTAGNASGINDGAAAMLIGTRAAGDKAGLAPRARILSGAVAGVEPRTMGLGPVPASRKALERAGIGLDDLDVIELNEAFAAQVLGCTQLLGLADDDPRLNPNGGAIAIGHPLGCSGARLLLTAVRQLEAIRGRYALVTMCIGVGQGVAAVVERMDG; from the coding sequence ATGCTCGACGCCTACGTCTACGACGGAATTCGCACACCCATCGGCCGCCATGCCGGCGCCCTCGCGAAGGTACGGCCCGACGACCTGATGGCTCACTGCATCCGCCATGTGGTAGGGCGCAACAGCCTGGACGCCGGCATGGTCGAGGACGTGGTCGCCGGCTGTACCAACCAGGCGGGTGAGGACGCACGCAACCTGGCACGCCACGCCGGCCTGCTGGCCGGCCTGCCGGTGGACGTGGCCGGGCAGACCGTGAACCGGCTGTGCGGCTCAGGCCTGGCCGCCTCCATCGACGCAGCCCGTGCTGCCCACGCCGGCGAGGGCCAGCTGTTCATTGCCGGCGGCTCGGAGAGCATGAGCCGGGCGCCCTTCGTCATGGCCAAGGCCGAGAGCGCGTATAGCCGCGACATCCGCGTGTTCGACTCCACCATCGGCGCCCGCTTCCCGAACCCGAAGGTGCTGGAGCAGTACGGCGGCGACACCATGCCGGAGACGGCGGACAACGTAGCCGCCGATCTGGGCATCAGCCGGGAGCGCGCCGACGCCTTCGCCGCCTGGTCCCAGGCGAAGTACGCGCAGGCGAAGGATGCCGGCTTCTACGACACCGAACTGCTACCGGTGGAGGTGCCCCAGGGGCGCAAGAAACCGCCGATCACCGTGAGTGAGGATGAGCATCCGCGCCCGGAGAGCACCGCGGACAAGCTGGCCAAACTACCCAGCCTGTTCGAGGGCGGAGTGACCACCGCCGGCAACGCCTCGGGCATCAACGACGGCGCGGCGGCAATGCTCATCGGTACCCGCGCCGCCGGCGACAAGGCCGGTCTCGCACCCCGGGCACGCATCCTCTCCGGCGCGGTCGCCGGCGTGGAACCACGCACCATGGGGCTCGGCCCGGTCCCGGCCTCGCGCAAGGCACTGGAGCGCGCCGGCATCGGCCTGGACGATCTCGACGTCATTGAACTCAACGAGGCCTTTGCCGCTCAGGTTCTGGGCTGCACCCAGCTGCTGGGCCTCGCCGACGACGACCCGCGGCTGAACCCGAATGGCGGCGCCATCGCCATCGGGCATCCGCTGGGCTGCTCCGGCGCGCGCCTGTTGCTCACGGCAGTGCGCCAGCTGGAGGCTATCCGGGGCCGGTATGCCCTGGTGACCATGTGCATCGGTGTGGGACAGGGGGTTGCCGCCGTTGTGGAACGTATGGACGGGTAA
- a CDS encoding acyl-CoA dehydrogenase family protein: MIRDQETLNTLLDTVSRFVRERLVPREQEVAENDRIPDEIVQEMKELGLFGLSIPEEYGGLGLTMEEEALVALELGQTSPAFRSIMGTNNGIGSQGIIMDGTDEQKERYLPRMATGEIIGSFALTEPDVGSDAGSVKTTAIRDGDHYVINGTKRYITNAPYASVFTLMARTDPSQKGPGGVSAFLVDADTPGITLGKPDKKMGQSGSHTCDVIFEDARVPAEAIIGGEEGKGFKTAMKVLDRGRLHISAVCTGVAERLIDEALRFATERKQFGKHLSEHQLIQAMLADSKAEAFAGRSMVLEAARKKDAGERVSTEASCCKLFCAEMVGRVADRAVQIHGGAGYISEYPVERFYRDVRLFRLYEGTSQIQQIVIARNMAKELTG; this comes from the coding sequence ATGATCAGAGACCAGGAGACGTTGAACACGCTCCTCGACACGGTCAGCCGTTTCGTGCGCGAACGCCTGGTGCCCAGGGAACAGGAGGTGGCGGAGAACGACCGCATCCCTGACGAGATCGTCCAGGAGATGAAGGAACTGGGTCTGTTCGGCCTGTCGATCCCTGAAGAGTACGGCGGCCTGGGCCTGACCATGGAAGAGGAGGCGTTGGTGGCCCTCGAACTGGGTCAGACCTCGCCGGCCTTCCGCTCCATCATGGGCACCAACAACGGCATCGGCTCCCAGGGCATCATCATGGACGGCACCGACGAGCAGAAGGAGCGCTATCTGCCGCGCATGGCCACCGGCGAGATTATCGGCTCCTTCGCGCTCACGGAACCCGATGTGGGTTCCGATGCCGGTTCGGTGAAGACTACAGCCATCCGTGACGGCGACCACTATGTCATCAACGGCACCAAGCGGTACATCACCAACGCCCCCTACGCCAGCGTGTTCACGCTGATGGCGCGCACGGATCCGTCGCAGAAGGGTCCGGGCGGGGTGTCCGCGTTCCTGGTGGACGCCGACACCCCGGGGATCACCCTGGGCAAACCGGACAAAAAGATGGGGCAGAGCGGCTCCCACACCTGCGATGTGATCTTCGAGGACGCCCGGGTGCCCGCCGAGGCCATCATTGGTGGTGAGGAAGGCAAGGGCTTCAAGACCGCCATGAAAGTGCTTGATCGTGGACGGCTGCACATCTCCGCGGTCTGCACCGGTGTCGCCGAGCGTCTGATCGACGAAGCCCTGCGCTTCGCCACCGAGCGCAAGCAGTTCGGCAAGCATCTCTCCGAGCATCAGCTGATCCAGGCGATGCTGGCCGACAGCAAGGCCGAGGCCTTCGCCGGTCGCTCCATGGTTCTTGAGGCCGCGCGGAAAAAAGATGCCGGCGAGCGTGTGAGCACCGAGGCCTCCTGCTGCAAGCTCTTCTGCGCGGAAATGGTGGGGCGGGTCGCTGATCGCGCCGTGCAGATCCACGGCGGTGCCGGCTACATTTCCGAATACCCGGTGGAGCGCTTCTACCGGGACGTGCGGCTGTTCCGGCTCTACGAGGGTACCAGTCAGATCCAGCAGATCGTTATTGCGCGCAACATGGCGAAAGAGCTCACGGGCTAA
- a CDS encoding class I adenylate-forming enzyme family protein produces the protein MTEAQMPDEQVRGRWASDIVTELPRRISHAPLAWAERTPSATAVVDGDVVWTYADLAQAVDEMRERLRTTGVRPGDRIMVLNENCRALVATILAASEMDVWCAVVSARLSAAEIEIIAGSCQPRLMVFTTGGSPDAAGPLADGYGAERMDSPRLGEIALGPVQEQVQPEPVHHDGAEQVATLIYTSGTTGAPKGVMLTHRNMLFVAAISGGLRDLQSSDRVYGVLPISHVFGLSSMFLGTLFAGATLQLSARFDPAALAKALGNDDLTVLQGVPAMFQRLLEYLNTNALSLQAPKLRYMSVGGAPLDPAVKQRIEQAFGLKLHNGYGLTESSPTISQTRLTDPLDNTSCGPVLPLLSYRLQGYDGMPVGEGEVGELWVRGPTVMKGYYRRPDATAEVIDENGWLNTGDMARIDECGNLHIVGRTKELIIRSGFNVYPPDVEAVLTAHPEVTLSAVVGRPVEGNEEVVAYVQLAPGSTTTAEDLRAFAAERLAPYKRPSEVVLMEALPATPTGKILKGKLNDMIAAGTV, from the coding sequence ATGACCGAGGCACAGATGCCGGACGAACAGGTTCGGGGCCGTTGGGCCAGTGACATCGTTACGGAGCTGCCGCGGCGGATCAGCCATGCCCCCCTGGCCTGGGCTGAACGCACCCCGTCGGCGACTGCCGTTGTTGACGGTGACGTGGTCTGGACCTATGCGGATCTCGCCCAGGCCGTCGATGAGATGCGTGAGCGCCTGAGGACGACAGGCGTGCGGCCCGGGGATCGGATCATGGTCCTGAACGAGAACTGCCGGGCCCTGGTGGCGACCATCCTTGCCGCCAGCGAGATGGACGTCTGGTGCGCCGTGGTCAGTGCGCGCCTGTCCGCCGCCGAGATCGAGATCATTGCCGGAAGCTGTCAGCCCCGGCTGATGGTGTTCACCACCGGCGGCTCGCCGGATGCGGCTGGTCCTCTGGCAGACGGCTACGGCGCTGAACGTATGGACTCCCCGCGCCTGGGCGAGATCGCCCTCGGGCCGGTGCAGGAGCAGGTGCAGCCGGAGCCGGTTCACCACGACGGCGCCGAACAGGTGGCCACGCTGATCTATACCTCGGGGACCACCGGGGCGCCCAAGGGCGTGATGCTGACCCACCGCAACATGCTGTTTGTCGCCGCCATCTCCGGTGGTCTGCGTGATCTGCAGTCGTCGGACCGGGTCTACGGTGTACTCCCCATATCGCATGTGTTCGGGTTGTCCAGCATGTTTCTGGGCACCCTGTTCGCCGGTGCCACTCTGCAGCTCAGTGCCCGTTTTGATCCTGCGGCGCTGGCGAAGGCGCTTGGCAATGACGATCTTACGGTGTTGCAGGGCGTCCCGGCCATGTTCCAGCGGCTGCTGGAGTACCTGAACACCAACGCGCTGTCGCTGCAGGCCCCGAAGCTGCGTTACATGTCCGTCGGCGGTGCGCCATTGGACCCGGCGGTGAAGCAGCGCATCGAGCAGGCCTTTGGCCTCAAGCTCCACAATGGCTACGGGCTGACCGAGTCGTCGCCGACCATCTCGCAGACACGCCTCACCGATCCCCTGGACAACACCTCATGCGGTCCGGTGCTGCCGCTGCTGTCCTACCGGCTGCAGGGGTACGACGGCATGCCCGTTGGCGAAGGCGAAGTGGGCGAGCTGTGGGTGCGCGGGCCGACGGTGATGAAGGGGTACTACCGACGCCCGGATGCCACCGCCGAGGTCATCGATGAAAACGGCTGGCTGAACACCGGTGACATGGCGCGCATCGACGAGTGCGGCAATCTGCACATCGTTGGTCGCACCAAGGAGCTCATCATCCGCTCCGGCTTCAATGTCTACCCGCCGGATGTGGAGGCGGTGCTCACTGCCCACCCGGAGGTGACCCTGTCGGCGGTGGTGGGTCGGCCGGTGGAAGGCAACGAGGAAGTTGTGGCCTACGTCCAGCTTGCGCCGGGCAGCACCACCACTGCGGAAGATCTTCGTGCCTTCGCCGCCGAGCGTCTGGCGCCTTACAAGCGGCCGTCGGAAGTGGTGTTGATGGAGGCGTTGCCGGCAACGCCCACGGGCAAGATTCTCAAGGGCAAACTCAACGACATGATTGCGGCTGGCACGGTCTGA